A stretch of the Hydra vulgaris chromosome 09, alternate assembly HydraT2T_AEP genome encodes the following:
- the LOC136085272 gene encoding zinc finger MYM-type protein 1-like: MVVEYDEHWWIGCGLESNPEKREVTMNFLHPHGPTMSVHTKKLSGAENRKRSHAKNDAQAKILLKTAKLETYFSFTDKEPHISPIENVVNNTSNQNGYSFIVNENNLSNPDDLILILSSKSSTKTSKSLLTTESEELNDTPCLSMHEHNKPECLLNQNDHRFTVNKDNLSNPDNLILSNGSITETSKTLLSTVSEEINDTPGLSMDEHNSLPKQCIVPENDPANWLKNQETIDYLSINGFNQNLENNNFQKSKRVYTQIIGGERRTRFRYLSKSIFVSTFVNGEKINRTFLIYSESKGSIFCAPCYLFGWTSFAIVGFSDWKKGEEKIKRHENSQHHKLCVMNMKERKEVLNRVDQKLKNQVETEINYWKNVLTRVVAVVKSLSSRGMSFRGDDDRFGSVHNGNFMMSLELIAQFDPFLAQHIEKFRNKGKGSTSYLSFNIYEQFISIMADNVIQQIVKEIKEAKYFSISIDSTSDISHVDQLSFIFRYVQKNGCPVERFLGFLPNSGHKSEELADAVFLVLESHGLDINNCRGQSYDNASNMSGRYTGLQARIKEVNPLATFVPCSAHSLNLVGECAVDCCIYASEFFILLQNIYKFFSASTYRWEILRKNLIKTKNISLKKLSDTRWSARSDASISLNKNWIEIINALSFIKDDKTEKSIIRSEANGLYLKLDSLETAIMATLWGDILERFHKTSKQLQSVEIDLETVVSLYESLIRYVLDLRSMFDIYEERAINKSGHNTY, translated from the exons ATGGTTGTAGAGTATGATGAACATTGGTGGATAGGTTGTGGTTTGGAAAGCAATCCAGAAAAAAGAGAAGTAACCATGAACTTTCTTCACCCTCATGGTCCAA cgaTGAGTGTTCATACTAAAAAGCTTAGCGGCGCAGAAAACCGAAAACGATCTCATGCAAAAAATGATGCTCAAgcgaaaatacttttaaagactGCTAAGTTAGAAACATATTTTAGCTTTACAGATAAAGAGCCTCACATATCGCCAA TTGAAAATGTAGTAAATAATACAAGCAATCAAAATGGTTACAGCTTTATTGTTAATGAGAATAACCTATCAAATCCAGACGatctaatattaatattatcaagTAAGAGCAGTACTAAAACTAGTAAATCTCTATTGACTACAGAATCTGAAGAACTAAATGATACACCGTGTTTGTCCATGCATGAACATAACAAACCCGAATGTTTatt aaacCAAAATGATCACAGATTCACTGTTAATAAAGATAATCTATCAAATCCAGACAATCTAATATTATCAAATGGCAGCATTACAGAAACGAGTAAAACTCTATTGTCTACAGTATCGGAAGAAATAAATGATACACCAGGTTTGTCAATGGATGAACATAACAGTCTTCCTAAACAATGTATTGTTCCTGa aAATGATCCTGCCAATTGGCTAAAAAATCAAGAAACGATAGATTATTTATCAATCAAtggatttaaccaaaatttaGAGAACAATAATTTCCAAAAGTCAAAAAGAGTTTACACTCAAATAATTGGTGGGGAAAGACGCACTCGTTTTCGATATTtgtcaaaaagtatttttgtatcTACTTTtgttaatggtgaaaaaattaacCGAACATTTTTGATTTACTCAGAAAGTAAAGGATCAATATTTTGTGCACCCTGCTATTTATTTGGTTGGACATCGTTTGCCATAGTTGGTTTTTCAGATTGGAAAAAaggagaagaaaaaataaagcgtcATGAAAATTCACAACACCACAAATTGTGTGTAATGAAtatgaaagaaagaaaagaagtaTTAAATCGAGTTGATCAAAAGCTAAAGAATCAAGTAGAAACGGAAATAAATTATTGGAAAAATGTATTGACAAGAGTTGTAGCTGTTGTGAAATCCCTTTCTTCTCGTGGAATGTCTTTTAGAGGCGATGATGACCGTTTTGGATCTGTTCATAATGGGAACTTCATGATGAGCTTAGAGCTTATTGCTCAGTTTGATCCTTTTTTAGCACAACACATTGAGAAGTTTAGAAATAAAGGAAAAGGTTCAACATCGTACctatcatttaatatatatgagcaGTTCATAAGTATAATGGCAGATAATGTTATTCAAcaaatagtaaaagaaataaaggaAGCTAAATACTTTTCCATCAGTATTGATTCTACTTCTGACATTAGCCATGTAGATCAACTGTCATTTATTTTTCGGTATGTTCAAAAGAATGGTTGTCCAGTAGAAagatttttaggatttttaccCAATTCTGGGCATAAATCTGAAGAATTAGCAGATGCtgtgtttttagttttagaatcGCATGGATTAGATATTAACAATTGTCGTGGTCAAAGTTACGACAATGCGTCTAATATGTCTGGTAGATATACAGGACTTCAGGCTCGCATTAAAGAAGTTAATCCTTTAGCTACATTTGTACCATGCTCGGCACACTCTTTAAATCTTGTTGGTGAATGCGCTGTGGACTGTTGTATTTATGCTTCTGAATTTTTTATTCtgcttcaaaatatttacaaatttttcagtGCCTCTACATATAGATGGGAAATACTTCGGAAgaatttgattaaaacaaaaaatatatcacTTAAAAAACTATCAGATACCAGGTGGTCAGCAAGATCTGATGCAAgtattagtttaaacaaaaattggattgaaataattaatgcactgtcttttatcaaagatgataaaacagaaaaatctaTTATAAGATCAGAAGCTAACGGGCTATATTTAAAACTAGACAGTCTTGAAACAGCTATAATGGCCACATTATGGGGCGATATACTAGAAAGATTTCACAAAACTAGTAAACAATTGCAGTCAGTTGAGATTGATTTAGAAACAGTTGTAAGTTTATACGAATCTTTAATTCGATATGTATTAGATTTAAGGAGTATGTTTGATATCTATGAAGAGAGAGCAATTAATAAGTCGGGACACAATACATATTGA
- the LOC136085271 gene encoding uncharacterized protein LOC136085271 — protein sequence MSQSKQELINKKFVVVAFETEGSKSKGCSMDVICSSWLLSNTEAFYPHHLKSVAKCTNAVINFVAPSSNWGKYTVRILGGSNDFNVASSMMDKLLYTSSVDISDSEASSAGKKIKIDKSVVCGAGVCNDDSDEGSSLASLSPKQPVTINKINLQAKSKLKLTKKPILVDNTHNSYPISSNVFLQKSSLSATTLLPNIRHPQTSSNQSKVSNLEYRESENQSYILEDRRFLTFEKKCLDMFVSIQYDMKKILNRLERIETQVASISNNSAIGMTVKPDINRWNQLPLLTDDDLVLLEETLCNKGMLESLIMFKQKKANRYAARSNFIRRNVKKHLEELETPNSSLQIKLQDLQQNESLPCSSSIEKYLVDDSEVIDFEIVDDRCKNEAIGFEGDTNNVKFTNGSFSQLSSSDENDGNNYYPSCSSEGDANEHNKSLQDLLATWSVKHNIRHTALSDLLVILGQYHSLPKDARTVLKTKKLADIIPMYDIHNNCGEYVYLGLEKQLIKLLESANKVTTCGDCCLKLQFSIDGLPLFKSSAKQFWPILCSVNYDGTTYKPFVVSLFCGNSKPITAEVFLSDFVVEVKKLKDHGFVAAGSFFTIAVNAFICDAPARAFVKGITSHNGYYGCERCIQVGEYVQRRVTFPEFNAEKRTDTSFINRQQKQHHQKNIISSLLELNIGHVSQFPLEYMHLVCLGATRKLLLYWLRGSRNVKISVGNADTISNKMISLVNCIPCEFSRKPRSLKEISRWKATEFRLFLCYVGPVVLRNHLPSNIYHHFMLLNVAISILANPDTSNNYCNYAEKLLKIFVKELSSLYGDSSLSYTMHSLIHICDDVRLFGALDNYSAFPFENMLGSLKKMVRTGRFPLRQLCQRLSEQSFAFSDEPPSLKPSLCKTHHQGPTLTFTGIQYKQLNFAGCFFSTENANRCALLNDGKVIVICNIIDSEHDGIIIICRIFKTMKNFYSYPCESSKLNVFKVDQLSEQYSYFPLSSIFKKCLLLQRKNYFIAFPFLHYRGDVGDENYQCQEVEISIFNKSLSLLGESPLDKRKLQTVKSYIPEKKKKLKKLVKRKLDLLSTNSDAIDTLEDDEYEATKKKVSNTCADDIVKVLQDKYKSTQSKSEKIMILTIFVAQWSNRKVMREFNCSHRLVSQAKEVLITKGVYQPLTKKKGNHYLYM from the exons atgtCACAATCAAAGCAAGAACTTATTAATAAGAAGTTTGTGGTAGTTGCATTTGAAACAGAAGGAAGTAAATCTAAAGGCTGCTCTATGGATGTTATATGTTCTAGTTGGCTATTAAGCAACACAGAAGCATTTTATCCACATCATTTAAAGTCTGTGGCAAAATGCACAAATGCTGTTATTAACTTTGTTGCACCAAGTAGCAATTGGGGGAAATATACAGTTCGTATACTTGGAGGATCAA ATGATTTTAATGTTGCCTCATCAATGATGGATAAACTATTGTATACCTCAAGTGTAGATATCAGTGATAGTGAGGCAAGTTCAgcgggaaaaaaaattaaaattgataaatcaGTTGTTTGTGGTGCTGGGGTATGTAATGATGACAGTGATGAAGGAAGTTCTTTAGCTTCATTGTCACCAAAACAACCtgttacaataaataaaataaatttacaagctaaatcaaaactaaaactAACCAAAAAACCTATTTTAGTTGATAATACCCACAATAGTTATCCTATCAGCTCAAATGTATTTTTACAAAAGTCATCCTTAAGTGCAACAACTTTATTGCCTAATATTAGACATCCACAAACAAGCTCAAATCAATCAAAGGTGTCAAATTTAGAATATCGAGAAAGCGAAAATCAATCTTATATATTGGAAGACAGAAGATTTTTAa catttgaaaaaaagtgtttgGATATGTTTGTTTCTATCCAATACGACATGAAAAAAATACTCAATCGTTTGGAGCGAATTGAAACACAAGTTGCGTCAATTAGTAACAATTCTGCAATTGGAATGACAGTTAAGCCTGATATAAATCGGTGGAATCAGTTACCACTACTAACAGATGATGACCTTGTTTTGCTGGAGGAAACTCTCTGCAACAAAGGCATGTTGGAGTCACTG ataatgtttaaacaaaaaaaagccaATAGATATGCAGCTCGATCAAACTTTATCAGAAGAAATGTTAAGAAGCATTTAGAAGAATTAGAAACTCCAAATAGTAGcttgcaaataaaattgcaagACTTGCAACAAAATGAAAGTTTACCTTGCTCTAGCAGCATTGAGA aatatttggtaGACGACAGCGAAGTTATAGATTTTGAAATTGTTGATGATCGATGCAAAAACGAAGCTATTGGTTTCGAGGGAGAtacaaataatgttaaatttacTAATGGTTCTTTTTCTCAATTGAGTTCATCTGATGAGAATGATGGCAATAACTATTACCCATCTTGTTCAAGTGAAGGTGATGCAAACGAgcataataaaagtttacagGATTTGCTTGCAACTTGGTCTGTAAAGCATAACATAAGACATACTGCTTTATCTGATCTATTAGTAATATTAGGTCAATATCATTCCTTACCAAAAGATGCTAgaactgttttaaaaactaagaaGCTTGCTGATATAATCCCAATGTATGATATCCACAACAATTGCGGTGAATATGTTTATTTAGGacttgaaaaacaattaataaaattattggaaagtgcaaataaagtaacaacttgtGGAGACTGTTGTTTGAAACTTCAGTTTAGCATTGATGGATTGCCACTATTTAAAAGTTCTGCAAAGCAATTTTGGCCAATACTTTGTTCAGTAAATTATGATGGAACTACATATAAACCTTTTGTAGTTAGCTTGTTTTGTGGAAATAGTAAACCAATTACAGCGGaagtttttttatctgattTCGTTGTGGAGGTTAAAAAACTTAAGGATCATGGATTTGTAGCAGCAGGTTCCTTTTTTACCATAGCTGTGAATGCTTTTATATGCGATGCACCTGCTCGGGCATTTGTTAAAGGTATAACAAGCCACAATGGCTATTATGGATGCGAAAGGTGTATTCAAGTTGGAGAATATGTTCAAAGAAGAGTTACATTTCCAGAATTTAATGCAGAAAAGCGAACAGATACCTCATTTATTAATCGTCAACAAAAACAGCATCATCAAAAGAATATTATATCATCACTTCTGGAGCTTAATATTGGACATGTTTCTCAATTTCCTTTGGAATATATGCATCTTGTATGCCTTGGCGCGACTcgaaaattgttattgtattggCTTCGTGGCTCACGAAATGTTAAAATAAGTGTAGGAAATGCTGATACTATATCTAATAAAATGATTAGCTTGGTAAATTGTATTCCTTGTGAGTTTTCCAGAAAACCACGGTCTCTTAAAGAAATAAGTCGATGGAAAGCCACTgaatttagactttttttatgttatgttgGTCCGGTTGTTTTAAGAAATCACTTACCGTCGAATATATACCAtcattttatgcttttaaatgTTGCTATTTCAATACTAGCAAATCCAGATACttctaataattattgtaattatgctgaaaaactgttaaaaatttttgttaaggaACTCTCAAGTTTGTATGGTGATAGTTCATTAAGTTACACTATGCATAGTCTTATTCATATATGTGATGATGTTAGGCTTTTTGGTGCTCTTGATAATTATAGTGCATTCCCATTTGAAAACATGCTTGGTTCACTGAAAAAAATGGTAAGAACTGGCCGATTTCCACTCAGACAATTGTGTCAGCGTTTATCTGAGCAAAGTTTTGCTTTTTCAGATGAACCGCCATCATTAAAACCTTCATTGTGTAAAACTCACCACCAAGGTCCAACCCTTACCTTTACAGGAATACAGTATAAACAACTTAATTTTGctggttgttttttttccacTGAGAATGCAAACAGATGCGCTTTATTAAATGATGGAAAAGTTATCGtaatttgcaatattattgACTCAGAGCATGATGGAATAATTATCATTTGTCGCATTTTTAAAACgatgaaaaatttttacagcTATCCATGTGAGTCATCAaaacttaatgttttcaaaGTTGATCAGTTGTCAGAACAATATTCATATTTTCCGTTATCgtcaatctttaaaaaatgcttattgctgcagagaaaaaattattttatagcttttccttttcttcatt ATCGGGGAGATGTGGGAGATGAAAATTATCAGTGCCAGGAAGTagaaatttctatttttaataaatccttGTCGTTATTGGGTGAGTCACCCTTGGATAAACGCAAGTTACAAACTGTTAAAAGTTATATTCCggagaaaaagaaaaagcttaaaaaacttgtaaaaaggAAGTTAGACCTTTTATCTACTAATTCAGATGCAATTGATACTTTAGAGGATGATGAATATgaagcaactaaaaaaaaagtttccaacACATGTGCTGATGACATTGTTAAAGTGCTTCAGGATAAGTATAAATCAACACAAAGTAAGAGTGAAAAGATCATGATTTTGACAATATTTGTTGCTCAATGGAGTAATCGAAAAGTGATGAGAGAATTTAATTGTTCGCATCGACTTGTATCTCAAgcaaaagaagttttaataacCAAAGGTGTTTATCAACCCCTAACCAAAAAAAAGGGAAATCACTACCTGTACATGTGA